In one Sphingobacterium daejeonense genomic region, the following are encoded:
- a CDS encoding RidA family protein, with protein MVHFNTPKTYIGYSKSVEVDLQNSKMVIISGQVSIDKNGKVIGEGSMEKQTEQVFTNLKELVEQHGGTMKDIVKLGYFIKDLERIDEVRLVRDKFINQEHPPASTLVEIKNLFRPELLIEIEATAIIPKL; from the coding sequence ATGGTACATTTTAATACTCCGAAAACTTATATCGGATATTCAAAATCCGTTGAAGTCGATCTTCAAAACTCAAAGATGGTTATCATTTCTGGACAGGTATCAATAGATAAAAATGGTAAGGTAATAGGAGAGGGCAGCATGGAAAAACAAACCGAACAAGTTTTTACAAATCTAAAAGAATTGGTGGAACAGCATGGTGGTACCATGAAGGATATTGTAAAGTTGGGCTATTTCATTAAAGATTTAGAACGAATAGATGAGGTAAGATTAGTTCGGGATAAATTTATCAATCAGGAACACCCTCCGGCAAGTACTTTAGTGGAAATTAAAAATCTGTTCCGACCTGAATTGTTGATTGAAATTGAAGCAACTGCTATAATACCTAAATTATAG